GATAGAAGTGTAATTATAAATTAAAGCATAAAAAAAGGAGAAACAATGAAAAAATATACAATTGAACCAGAATATCATGGATATAAAGTTGGGGATTATTTAAAGGAAGTTCTGGGTTATTCCAGTAGAAGTATGAGGAAGATCGATATCTTTTTGAATGGGAAAAAAGTGAAACCTAATAAAAAAGTAAGGAAATTGAATAGATTATTGGTGAAAGAGCATAACAAAGGAACGAACATCGAGCCTATCAAAATGGATCTGGATATAGTGTATGAGGATAAGAACCTGATTATACTGAATAAGGAACCGTATCTGATAGTGCATCCTACTAAAAAGAAGGTGGATAAAACACTGGCTCACGGAATAGTGCACTATATGAAGGAGCAGACAGGGGAAATTACAGTACCTAGATTTTATAATAGATTGGATATGAATACATCTGGAATAATAGTAGTGGCTAAAAATGGGTTTGCCCAGGCATTTTTACAAAATAAAGAGAAAGCCACTGTGAATAAATATTATCAGACGATAGTCAAGGGGATAGTTGAAGAAGAAGAGTTTGTTATAGAGGAGTCAATTGGTTGCGTAGGAGAGTCACTGAAAAGAGAATTGCTTTCAATAGAGGATGGAGGTCAAACTGCAAAAACAGGAGCGAAAGTTCTAAAGAGGATGGATGATCAAAACTTAACCCTTCTAGAGGTGGAG
The Psychrilyobacter piezotolerans genome window above contains:
- a CDS encoding RluA family pseudouridine synthase, with the protein product MKKYTIEPEYHGYKVGDYLKEVLGYSSRSMRKIDIFLNGKKVKPNKKVRKLNRLLVKEHNKGTNIEPIKMDLDIVYEDKNLIILNKEPYLIVHPTKKKVDKTLAHGIVHYMKEQTGEITVPRFYNRLDMNTSGIIVVAKNGFAQAFLQNKEKATVNKYYQTIVKGIVEEEEFVIEESIGCVGESLKRELLSIEDGGQTAKTGAKVLKRMDDQNLTLLEVELFTGRTHQIRVHLSSMGHPILGDELYGGMVDSVKRQLLHAYKLIFTNPDTGEEETVTTTLPDDMERIVKGEVIG